From Microbacterium invictum, the proteins below share one genomic window:
- a CDS encoding GNAT family N-acetyltransferase: MARIRPFHAGDEPALAEICLRTAAEGSDATGLLEDDDLWAHVFVLPYAARHPEFAFVVETDDERLVGYIVGVPDTRAFEDWFHDQWWPRFAHRWPEPAEERSRQDGIVRYAYGRRGGAEPYGDDHPAHLHIDLLPEAQGQGWGRALITTLTDALRAQGVTGVHLAASVGNTGAIAFYPRVGFTPIPSHPGVQAFALTLT; this comes from the coding sequence ATGGCCCGCATTCGTCCTTTCCACGCCGGTGACGAGCCCGCGCTCGCCGAGATCTGCCTGCGCACGGCCGCCGAAGGGTCCGACGCGACCGGTCTGCTCGAGGATGACGACCTCTGGGCTCACGTGTTCGTGCTGCCGTATGCGGCGCGGCATCCGGAGTTCGCGTTCGTTGTCGAGACCGATGACGAACGCCTGGTCGGGTACATCGTCGGAGTGCCCGACACTCGCGCGTTCGAGGACTGGTTCCACGACCAGTGGTGGCCGCGGTTCGCCCACCGGTGGCCCGAGCCGGCGGAAGAGCGCAGCCGGCAGGACGGGATCGTGCGGTACGCGTACGGGCGGCGCGGCGGTGCAGAACCCTACGGCGACGACCATCCCGCGCACCTGCACATCGACCTGCTGCCCGAGGCGCAGGGCCAGGGCTGGGGGCGCGCGCTCATCACCACGCTCACCGACGCACTGCGCGCCCAGGGCGTGACCGGCGTGCATCTGGCCGCATCGGTGGGCAACACCGGGGCGATCGCGTTCTACCCGCGGGTGGGGTTCACCCCGATCCCATCCCACC